The genome window GGAACCCTCTATGAGCTCGACCGCCTCCGGCACCCCGTCCAGGGAGGCGGCCGCGGCCGCGGTAATCGGAGCGCGGAACCCGCCGAGGGCTTGCTTAAGCTCCGGCACCTTCTTAAGCGACTCCTTAAGCGAGACGAGGTCCCTCGGCGAGGCGATCCCGAGTGAAACCCGGCCTATAAGCCTTTCGAGGTCGTGAACCCCACTTAAGAGCTCTTCGAGTTCGAGAGATACCTCCCTCGACTCCACGAACTCTTCGACGCCGTCCAGCCGCGTTCTTATTTCGCCTTCATCAACGAGCGGGTAGGTAAGCCACTCCCTGAGCCTCCTCCCCCCCATCGCGGTCCGGGTACGGTCAAGGAGCGAGAGCAGGGTATCGGTCCGGTCCCCGCTCCGCATGTTTTCCGTAATTTCGAGGTTCCTTCTGGTGGCGTGGTCCATTACGAGATAGTCGCCCGGGTAGTAGGGGGTGCAGCGCCGCAGGTGGCCGAGGTCGGCCTTCTGGGTATCTCTTACGTAGTGGAGGAGCGCGCCGGCGGCCCTGGTGCCCTCCACAAGGTCGGAGCAGCCGAAGCCGTCGAGCGAGGCGACCCCGAACTGCGCGGTAAGACGTTCGAGCGAGACGTCGTGCTTGAAGTCGTAGGCGGCGAGGAAGGTGACGTTTCGGACGGGCAACCCCGCGGTATCGGTCGATTCCTGCAGGACGAGCTCGGAGGGGTTTATCCTTGCTATCTCGTCTGTGAGAGAGTCGCCGTCCTTTACGTCCGTGATCCTGAACTCTCCGGTGGAGACGTCCATATAGGCGAAGCCCGAGCCGCTCGTGCCCCTGCATGCCGCCCCTATGAAGTTATTGCTCCCGGACTCCAGGAGTTCGTCTTCGAGCGCCACCCCCGGGGTTACTATCCTGGTTACGGCCCGTTCCACAGGGCCCTTTCCCTGCCCCGGCTGCTCCATCTGTTCGCAGATGGCCACCTTGTGCCCCTTCCTGACGAGCTTCGTTATGTAGCCGCCGGCGGCGTGGTAGGGTACGCCGCACATGGGGATATCCCGCTCCTTGTCCCTGGTGGTAAGGGCTATGCCCAGGGCACGGGAGGCGAGCTTCGCGTCCTCGAAGAACATCTCATAGAAGTCCCCCATCCTGAAGAAGAGGACCGCGTCCTTGCAGCCGGACTTGATGTCGAGGTATTGCCTCATGACTGGAGTGACATTTTTCATGGTATAAATATAGTAATATCAGGTAGTTATATGGGCTAGTTAAACCATCCAGTTATATCTTTCGAACTCTTCGGTCGGCACGTCTACGACGAGAAAACCCTTTGCGGGCCACCTTTCAAGCCCACCCTCTCCACCAACTCCGCCCTCCACATTTATAAAGAGCTTTAGTTCTCCACCCCCCTCCCCCCCCTCCGGTGCGGCGCCGAGGTCCTTGAAGGGTATGCCGAGCTCCACCACGTCACCTGCGGCGAGCAGGTCCAGCGCGCCGAGTTCGGACCACGTATCATCTTCTTCTGTGCCGCGCGTATAGAGCGTACCCCGCGCCTCTTTTCCCTCGACCCGTACGTTGAGCCTCAAAAGGTTCGGGTGGAGGAAGTTTATCGTAAAGCTCCACTCCCGCTCATACGGGGTAAGCTCCTTCAAGTAGTCGAACCGGAAGAAGAGGGTCTCCAGGTTGAAGCCGTAGGATACGCAGTGGATGAGCCCGGCTTTTCTATCCCCTTCCACGGCGGGGGCCGGTCCCCTGTGCATGGCGCCGCTTACGTATGTCCTTTCGAGCCTGCCCGCGGCCAGCCACTCGTAGTAGTTGGTTACCTCTCCGTCGAAGACCGGCTCTATGAAGGCGGTGGGGAGCCTGGCGGGCCTGAAACCCCTCTCGGCGGATATTATCGGGACGTCGAGATAGGTCGGGGGCTCGACCTTGATAAGGTCGTAGAGCTTTGTGAGGTGCGCCCTGAAAAGGGCGTCGAACTCGCCGTCGCTCATGGAGGCGTGCTCGTCCCCGTACCACCAGAACCAGTCGCTGCCCTCGGCCGCATGGAGCTCGTCCCGGGCGGCTTCAACCATCTTGAGCGCCCCGGGGTCGGACCCGGCCGAGCCCGAAGCCTTTACAAGGGCCTCCCTGGCCCCGGCTATATAGTCCCAGGCCGTGTTGTCCTCGGGGTGTCCTATCCATACCCGGAAGTTATGGTTTATCCAGGAGCCCGAGAAAAGCCCCGGCAGCTCTTCCCTCGATTCGGTTTCCGATAGGAACTCGTCCACCCTGACGCAGCGGAGCGCCGGATGGCCGGTAAGGGCGGAGTACATAGCGCGGAGAAAATCTCTCCCGTCGTTCCTGTAACTCTCCCACGCGTTCTCGCCGTCAAGGATGATACTTACTATGTGCTCGCCGGGTTTTTCGAGCGAGTCGTAGATCCCCGTAAGCCTCTTTATGAAGTCCGCTGCCGCGGCCTCCGGTTCCCACCGCGAGTACTCGAACCCTATGAGGTCCGAGAGCACCCTGTCCCTGAAGAGGACGGTAATGGGGGTGCCCTCTCCGCCCGTCCGGACGGAGTAAGGCCTGTAGAGGAACATTTCCTTTGCGGCTCCGTCACTGTCCCTCAGAATTTGCCTTCCAAGAGAGCGTGCCAGTATGTCCTCGTCGGTCGCGAACCATCCGATCCTCTCTTCTTCGAGGAGCGGCAGCATTCCCATGCTGACCGAGCCCTCCGGGGGCCATATGCCAGTCGGCCTCCTGCCGAAGGTCCTGGTATGAAGCTCTATCCCTCTCCTTAGCTGGGCCGCCGCATCGGCGGGGTTCGAGAAGCGTTCTTTTGGGAGCGCTATGTCGGGGACGGCCTCCCTGGCGGAGAAACTATCGCAGAGGAGCGGCATTATGGGGTGGTAGTAGGGGGAGGTCGTAAGCTCGACGACTCCCTTCTCGCTCATCTCGGCGTACTTCGGGATGATGCGGTTTATTATCTCTATCTGTTTGGAGAGGAGCGAGCGCTTGTCTTCTTCCGTATAACCGCGCTCCTTTTCCACGAGCCGCATGAGGAGCGGGTCGGCTTCGCGTATCCACGGGTCTATCCATGCGAGGTTGAAGAGAAGCTGGAGGTCGCGGAACTCCTCTTCGGTAAAGAACCTGGCGGCCTCCCCGACCTCGTCCGGTTCTCCGGAAAAGCCCCTTTTCGAAAGAAGCTCCCAGTACCCGGGAAGCGGGCGTATCATGTTGTCCCGGTTCGCCTGAAAGAAGTGAAAGAGAAGGAACTTTTTATCTTCCCCGGTAAGTTCCGACGCCGGCTTAAGGGTGAGGCTCCTGTACTTGTCCCTGGCCTCGCCCGAGCCGTACTCCTCGATCTGCTCTATCAAGGAGGGGACGAGGTTGAACGTCTGGTGTATGTCGGGGAACTCTTCGAGGATGGAGACCATGTCGTAGTAGTCCTTTGTACCGTGCAGGAGCACCCAGGGGAGCAGGTATTCGCCCGTGAAGGGGTGTCTGTATAGCGGTTGGTGCATGTGCCATATGAAGGCAATGTTGAGCCTTTCACCCATGGCTTCAGGGGGAAGGGTCCGTACCGAGAACCTGGAGCGTGCCTTTCGAAGTCAGGATGACTATGCGGTTGGCCGCTGCGGCGGCGTTAGTATAGACGGTGGAGGAGAGTCTCTTGTACCAGACCGGGGAGCCCTTGCGGAGCGTGTAGGCCTCTACGTGGCCGCTTGTATTGGCAAGCGTGGGCATGTTGAACGGGATGGACTCTTTGTTCGAGAAGATAAAGAGGTGGGTGGCCGTGAGTACTACGGAGGAAGGCACTCCCCTGGTGAGCTCCCTCGTCCAGAGGACTTTTCCCATCGTCCGGTTAAGCGCGAGCAGGCTGTCCATGCCGGCCACGTAAACCACCTTTCCGGACACGGCGAAGTCGACGGCCTTTATCGCCCCGAACTTGCCCATTAGCTCTCCGGTATCTTCATCGAGCATGAGAAGCCCTCCTACGTCGTCTATTACATAGACCAGGCCTCCCCTGACCGCGGGCGTGCGGCGGGCGCGTTGGGAGGGGGGGGTCTGCCGGAGTATCCTTCTCTTCCAGAGTTCCTTGCCGGTTTCGGCGTTAAGGCAGACCAGATATCCGTCGGAGAAAACGTTGTAGATTTTTTGTTTTTCCCTGGAAAGGGTCGGGGCGTTAAAGAGTCTCGTGGATACAAGCCCCGGTACGGGGCGGCTGTAGCTCCAGAGCTTTTCCCCCGTCTCCGCCGAGAGCGTGTAGAGTCTGTTGTCTGAAGAGGAGAAGTGCAGGCGGCCGTCCGCGATTAGCGGCGCCGACAGTATTTCCGAGCGTGAGTTGAAGTGCCAGATCTCGGCGCCGCTCTCCCTGTTGAGGCAGCGGAATATCCCCCCGCTCGAGCCGAAGCAGACCATCCCCCCGGCAACGGTGGCCGTGGCCTCCACCGGGAAGTCGGCCTTGAACTCCCAAAGTGTTTTGCCCCTATCGAGGTCAAGGGCGTAAAGAGTTCCCGTGGTGCTGCCCACGAACACAACGCCGTCGGAGATTACAGGGGAGGAGGTCTCCTCAAGGGAACGTATCCTCAAGGGGGACAGCCTCTTCTTCCAGAGGGACTTAAGCGGCACTTTGATCGCCTCGGTCGTGGAGTTCGTACGGTATTCGTCGTGCAGGTAGGTACCCCACGTGAGGTCCGGTGTCCCCGCCGCCGGCGCCACTTCCACCTCGGCTACGGGGGTTCTCTTAAACCAGCCGCAGCCGCCAAGGGCTATCAAGCCCGCTATCGAGATGGTCTTAAGCCAGGGCCCTATTGAGTAATGCCTCGGAGTTATCATTGATTTTCCCATAGTCGGATTTTGTAAGCCCGGCCCCCAAGACTATCCTGAGCGCCGTATCCTCTGTTATCAGGTCGCCCGGTCCGTGGGCGTCGGTGTTTATAACAAGCCCTACCCCGTACTTCTTTGCCATGGCCGCGACGTGTCCGTTAGTAAGGCAGTGGCCCGACCTTGCCGTAATCTCGAAGAGGACGGAGTTCTCGGCCGCGGCAATGCACTCCTCGGCCGTTACCAGCCCCGGGTGTGCGAGGATATCCACCCCGGCCTTTATAGCGGCCATGTTGGTGCCCGGCGCCACGGGTTCCACCACGGTCTCGC of Thermodesulfobacteriota bacterium contains these proteins:
- a CDS encoding DNA mismatch repair protein MutS, with protein sequence MRQYLDIKSGCKDAVLFFRMGDFYEMFFEDAKLASRALGIALTTRDKERDIPMCGVPYHAAGGYITKLVRKGHKVAICEQMEQPGQGKGPVERAVTRIVTPGVALEDELLESGSNNFIGAACRGTSGSGFAYMDVSTGEFRITDVKDGDSLTDEIARINPSELVLQESTDTAGLPVRNVTFLAAYDFKHDVSLERLTAQFGVASLDGFGCSDLVEGTRAAGALLHYVRDTQKADLGHLRRCTPYYPGDYLVMDHATRRNLEITENMRSGDRTDTLLSLLDRTRTAMGGRRLREWLTYPLVDEGEIRTRLDGVEEFVESREVSLELEELLSGVHDLERLIGRVSLGIASPRDLVSLKESLKKVPELKQALGGFRAPITAAAAASLDGVPEAVELIEGS
- a CDS encoding histidinol phosphate phosphatase domain-containing protein, which gives rise to MMDFHTHTLLSDGALLPSELLRRAAVMGYRALAITDHVDGSNLEQVLAQVHGFLKSIDREGGGGGGEPTVLPGVELTHIPPDRIGTAVEAARGLGAGVVLCHGETVVEPVAPGTNMAAIKAGVDILAHPGLVTAEECIAAAENSVLFEITARSGHCLTNGHVAAMAKKYGVGLVINTDAHGPGDLITEDTALRIVLGAGLTKSDYGKINDNSEALLNRALA
- a CDS encoding PQQ-binding-like beta-propeller repeat protein, with product MITPRHYSIGPWLKTISIAGLIALGGCGWFKRTPVAEVEVAPAAGTPDLTWGTYLHDEYRTNSTTEAIKVPLKSLWKKRLSPLRIRSLEETSSPVISDGVVFVGSTTGTLYALDLDRGKTLWEFKADFPVEATATVAGGMVCFGSSGGIFRCLNRESGAEIWHFNSRSEILSAPLIADGRLHFSSSDNRLYTLSAETGEKLWSYSRPVPGLVSTRLFNAPTLSREKQKIYNVFSDGYLVCLNAETGKELWKRRILRQTPPSQRARRTPAVRGGLVYVIDDVGGLLMLDEDTGELMGKFGAIKAVDFAVSGKVVYVAGMDSLLALNRTMGKVLWTRELTRGVPSSVVLTATHLFIFSNKESIPFNMPTLANTSGHVEAYTLRKGSPVWYKRLSSTVYTNAAAAANRIVILTSKGTLQVLGTDPSP
- a CDS encoding glycoside hydrolase family 57 protein; the encoded protein is MGERLNIAFIWHMHQPLYRHPFTGEYLLPWVLLHGTKDYYDMVSILEEFPDIHQTFNLVPSLIEQIEEYGSGEARDKYRSLTLKPASELTGEDKKFLLFHFFQANRDNMIRPLPGYWELLSKRGFSGEPDEVGEAARFFTEEEFRDLQLLFNLAWIDPWIREADPLLMRLVEKERGYTEEDKRSLLSKQIEIINRIIPKYAEMSEKGVVELTTSPYYHPIMPLLCDSFSAREAVPDIALPKERFSNPADAAAQLRRGIELHTRTFGRRPTGIWPPEGSVSMGMLPLLEEERIGWFATDEDILARSLGRQILRDSDGAAKEMFLYRPYSVRTGGEGTPITVLFRDRVLSDLIGFEYSRWEPEAAAADFIKRLTGIYDSLEKPGEHIVSIILDGENAWESYRNDGRDFLRAMYSALTGHPALRCVRVDEFLSETESREELPGLFSGSWINHNFRVWIGHPEDNTAWDYIAGAREALVKASGSAGSDPGALKMVEAARDELHAAEGSDWFWWYGDEHASMSDGEFDALFRAHLTKLYDLIKVEPPTYLDVPIISAERGFRPARLPTAFIEPVFDGEVTNYYEWLAAGRLERTYVSGAMHRGPAPAVEGDRKAGLIHCVSYGFNLETLFFRFDYLKELTPYEREWSFTINFLHPNLLRLNVRVEGKEARGTLYTRGTEEDDTWSELGALDLLAAGDVVELGIPFKDLGAAPEGGEGGGELKLFINVEGGVGGEGGLERWPAKGFLVVDVPTEEFERYNWMV